A single genomic interval of Macaca nemestrina isolate mMacNem1 chromosome 14, mMacNem.hap1, whole genome shotgun sequence harbors:
- the NIBAN2 gene encoding protein Niban 2, translated as MGDVLSTHLDDARRQHIAEKTGKILTEFLQFYEDQYGVALFNSMRHEIEGTGLPQAQLLWRKVPLDERIIFSGNLFQYQEDSKKWRNRFSLVPHNYGLVLYDNKVAYERQVPPRAVINSAGYKILTSVDQYLELIGNSLPGTTAKSGSAPILKCPTQFPLILWHPYARHYYFCMMTEAEQDKWQAVLQDCIRHCNNGIPEDSKVEGPAFTDAIRMYRQSKELYGTWEMLCGNEVQILSNLVMEELGPELKAELSPRLKGKPQERQRQWIQISDAVYRMVYEQAKARFEEVLSKVQQMRPAMQAVIRTDMDQIITSKEHLASKIRAFILPKAEVCVRNHVQPYIPSILEALMVPTSQGFTEVRDVFFKEVTDMNLNVINEGGIDKLGEYMEKLSRLAYHPLKMQSCYEKMESLRLDGLQQRFDVSSTSVFKQRAQIHMREQMHNAVYTFETLLHQELGKGPTKEELCKSIQRVLERVLKKYDYDSSSVRKRFFREALLQVSIPFLLKKLAPTCKSELPRFQELIFEDFAKFILVENTYEEVVLQTVMKDILQAVKEAAVQRKHNLYRDSMVMHNSDPNLHLLAEGAPIDWGEEYSNSGGGGSPSPSTPEAATLSEKRRRAKQVVSVVQDEEVGLPFEASPESPSPASPDSVTEIQGLLAQGLRAESPPPASPLPNGAPTGETPQPEAAPEASSPPASPLQHLLPGKAVDLGPPKPSDQETGEQVSSSSSHPALHTTTEDSAGVQTEF; from the exons AAAAAACCGGGAAGATCCTGACGGAGTTCCTCCAGTTCTATGAAGACCAGTATGGCGTGGCTCTCTTCAACAGCATGCGCCATGAGATCGAGGGCACGGGGCTGCCGCAGGCCCAGCTGCTCTGGCGCAAG GTGCCATTGGACGAGCGCATCATCTTCTCGGGGAACCTCTTCCAGTACCAGGAGGACAGCAAGAAGTGGAGGAATCGCTTCAGCCTCGTGCCCCACAATTATGGGCTGGTGCTCTACGACAACAAAGTG GCCTATGAGCGGCAGGTCCCACCACGAGCTGTCATCAACAGTGCAGGCTACAAAATCCTCACTTCTGTGGACCAATACCTGGAGCTCATTGGCAACTCCTTACCAG GGACCACGGCAAAGTCGGGCAGTGCCCCCATCCTCAAGTGCCCCACACAGTTCCCGCTCATCCTCTGGCATCCTTATGCGCGTCACTACTACTTCTGCATGATGACGGAAGCCGAGCAGGACAAGTGGCAGGCTGTGCTGCAGGACTGCATCCGGCACTGCAACAATG gAATCCCTGAGGACTCCAAGGTGGAGGGCCCCGCATTCACAGATGCCATCCGCATGTACCGACAGTCCAAGGAGCTGTACGGCACCTGGGAGATGCTGTGTGGGAACGAGGTGCAG ATCCTGAGCAACCTGGTGATGGAGGAGCTGGGCCCTGAGCTGAAGGCAGAGCTCAGCCCGCGGCTGAAGGGGAAACCGCAGGAGCGGCAGCGGCAATGGATCCAG ATCTCAGACGCCGTGTACCGCATGGTGTACGAGCAGGCCAAGGCACGCTTCGAGGAGGTGCTGTCCAAGGTGCAGCAGATGCGGCCGGCCATGCAGGCTGTCATCCGAACCGACATGGACCAAATCATCACCTCCAAGGAGCACCTCGCCAGCAAGATCCGAG CCTTCATCCTCCCCAAGGCCGAGGTGTGTGTGCGAAATCACGTCCAGCCCTACATCCCGTCCATCCTGGAGGCCCTGATGGTGCCCACCAGCCAGGGCTTCACCGAGGTGCGGGACGTCTTCTTCAAGGAGGTCACGGACATGAACCTGAACGTCATCAACGAGGGCGGCATTGACAAGCTGGGCGAG TACATGGAGAAGCTGTCCCGGCTGGCATACCACCCCCTGAAGATGCAGAGCTGCTATGAGAAGATGGAGTCGCTGCGGCTGGATGGGCTGCAGCAGCGATTTGATGTGTCCAGCACGTCCGTGTTCAAGCAGCGAGCCCAGATCCACATGCGGGAG CAAATGCACAATGCTGTGTATACGTTCGAGACCCTCCTGCACCAGGAGCTGGGGAAGGGGCCCACCAAGGAGGAGCTGTGCAAGTCCATCCAGCGGGTCCTGGAGCGGGTGCTGAAG AAATACGACTACGACAGCAGCTCTGTGCGGAAGAGGTTCTTCCGGGAGGCGCTGCTGCAGGTCAGCATCCCTTTCCTGCTCAAGAAGCTGGCCCCTACCTGCAAGTCG gagctgccCCGGTTCCAGGAGCTGATCTTCGAGGACTTTGCCAAGTTCATCCTGGTTGAAAACACGTACGAGGAGGTGGTGCTGCAGACCGTCATGAAGGACATCCTGCAGG CTGTGAAGGAGGCCGCGGTGCAGAGGAAGCACAACCTGTACCGGGACAGCATGGTCATGCACAACAGCGACCCCAACCTGCACCTGCTGGCCGAGGGCGCCCCCATCGACTGGGGCGAGGAGTACAGCAACAGCGGTGGGGGcggcagccccagccccagcacccCGGAGGCAGCCACCCTCTCGGAAAAGCGACGGCGCGCCAAGCAGGTGGTCTCTGTGGTCCAGGATGAGGAGGTGGGGCTGCCCTTTGAGGCTAGCCCTGAGTCACCGTCACCTGCGTCCCCGGACAGTGTCACTGAGATCCAAGGCCTGCTGGCCCAAGGTCTGCGGGCTGAGAGCCCCCCGCCAGCCAGCCCCCTACCCAACGGGGCACCCACCGGGGAGACCCCCCAGCCCGAGGCCGCCCCCGAGGCCTCCTCGCCGCCTGCCTCACCCCTCCAGCATCTCCTGCCTGGAAAGGCTGTGGACCTTGGACCCCCCAAGCCCAGCGACCAGGAGACTGGAGAGCAGGTGTCCAGCTCCAGCAGCCACCCCGCCCTCCACACCACCACCGAGGACAGCGCAGGGGTGCAGACTGAGTTCTAG